Proteins encoded within one genomic window of Suricata suricatta isolate VVHF042 chromosome 17, meerkat_22Aug2017_6uvM2_HiC, whole genome shotgun sequence:
- the GGA3 gene encoding ADP-ribosylation factor-binding protein GGA3 isoform X7: protein MAEAEGESLESWLNKATNPSNRQEDWEYIIGFCDQINKELEGPQIAVRLLAHKIQSPQEWEAVQALTVLEACMKNCGRRFHNEVGKFRFLNELIKVVSPKYLGDRVSERVKTKVIELLYSWTLALPEETKIKDAYHMLKRQGIVQSDPLIPVDRTLIPSPPPRPKNPVFDDEEKSKLLAKLLKSKNPDDLQEANKLIKSMVKEDEARIQKVTKRLHTLEEVNNNVKLLNEMLLHYSKEDSSEADKELMKELFDRCESKRRTLFKLASETEDNDNSLGDILQASDNLSRVINSYKTIVEGQVINGEVATSAIPDSEEAAGNRQWPLFQNEQSDLDFGGPKPGSAAASPADRPLVPPSAPSAGSSQAPLPPSFPAPAAPSGVPAPTPGSFLFPTGPAPAPKTEPTALGYHGSALGDSTLHQLDALDHLLEETRATSGLVKPVSSIFFPGATTSPLVPTSTTARPLLPFSPGPGSPLFQPQGSPMKGPELSLASVHVPLESIKPSSALPVTAYDKNGFRILFHFAKECPPGRPDVLVVVVSMLNTAPLPIKSIVLQAAVPKSMKVKLQPPSGTELSPFSPVQPPAAITQVMLLANPLKEKARLRYRLTFALGEQLSTEVGEVDQFPPVEQWGNL from the exons ATGGCGGAGGCGGAAGGGGAAAGCCTGGAGTCCTGGCTGA ATAAGGCCACCAATCCTTCCAACCGCCAGGAGGACTGGGAATACATAATTGGCTTCTGTGATCAGATCAACAAAGAGCTAGAAGG GCCACAGATCGCCGTCCGGCTGCTGGCCCATAAGATCCAGTCTCCGCAGGAATGGGAGGCGGTCCAGGCCCTGACG GTGCTGGAGGCGTGTATGAAGAACTGTGGCAGGAGATTTCATAACGAAGTGGGGAAGTTCCGGTTTCTGAATGAGTTAATCAAAGTCGTCTCTCCAAAG TACCTGGGGGACAGGGTGTCAGAGAGAGTGAAGACCAAGGTTATCGAGCTGCTTTATAGTTGGACGTTGGCCCTGCCAGAAGAAACAAAGATCAAGGACGCTTATCACATGTTGAAGAGACAGG GCATAGTGCAGTCTGACCCACTGATCCCCGTGGACAGGACGCTGATCCCCTCTCCGCCACCTCGTCCCAAAAACCCTGTGTTTGATGATGAGGAGAAATCCAAG cttctagccAAGTTGTTGAAAAGCAAaaatccagatgacctacaggagGCCAACAAGCTCATCAAGTCCATGGTGAAGGAA GACGAGGCACGGATCCAGAAGGTGACCAAGCGTCTGCACACTCTGGAGGAGGTTAATAACAATGTAAAGCTGCTCAATGAGATGCTGCTTCATTACAGCAAAGAGGATTCTTCAGAGGCAGATAAAGAGCTCATGAAG GAGCTGTTTGATCGGTGTGAGAGTAAGAGGCGGACattattcaaactagccagtGAGACAGAGGACAATGACAATAGTTTGG GGGACATCCTCCAGGCTAGTGACAACCTCTCCCGGGTCATCAACTCCTACAAAACAATCGTTGAAGGGCAGGTCATCAATGGTGAGGTAGCCACCTCAGCCATTCCAGACTCCGAAG AGGCAGCTGGAAACCGCCAATGGCCCCTGTTCCAG AACGAGCAGTCGGACCTGGACTTCGGCGGCCCCAAGCCTGGGAGTGCTGCCGCCAGCCCCGCAGACAGGCCTCTTGTCCCGCCCTCAGCGCCATCTGCAGGCAGCTCCCAGGCCCCACTGCCGCCCTCCTTCCCAGCTCCTGCGGCCCCATCCGGCGTGCCtgcccccacaccaggctccttCTTGTTCCCAACTGGACCGGCCCCAGCCCCAAAGACTGAGCCCACAGCCCTCGGGTACCATGGCTCAGCTTTGGGCGATAGCACCCTGCACCAGCTGGATGCCCTTGATCATCTTCTAGAAGAGACCAGAGC gACGTCAGGTCTGGTGAAACCCGTCTCCTCCATCTTCTTCCCCGGggccaccacctcccctctggtcccCACTAGCACCACTGCTcggcctctcctccccttctccccggGGCCTGGCAGCCCGCTCTTCCAGCCTCAGGGCAGCCCTATGAAGGGGCCAGAGCTCTCCCTGGCCAGTGTCCACGTCCCCCTGGAATCTATTAAGCCTA GCAGCGCCCTTCCCGTGACAGCCTACGATAAAAATGGCTTCCGCATCCTCTTCCACTTTGCCAAGGAGTGTCCGCCGGGCCGGCCTGacgtgctggtggtggtggtgtccATGCTGAATACCGCTCCCTTGCCCATCAAGAGCATCGTGCTACAGGCTGCAGTGCCAAAG tcAATGAAGGTGAAGTTACAGCCACCCTCTGGGACAGAGCTGTCTCCATTCAGCCCCGTCCAGCCACCTGCAGCCATCACCCAGGTCATGCTGCTGGCCAATCCACTGAAG GAGAAGGCGAGGCTTCGGTATAGGCTGACCTTCGCCCTGGGAGAACAGCTGAGCACAGAGGTGGGCGAGGTGGACCAGTTCCCTCCTGTGGAGCAGTGGGGTAACCTATGA
- the GGA3 gene encoding ADP-ribosylation factor-binding protein GGA3 isoform X6 translates to MKNCGRRFHNEVGKFRFLNELIKVVSPKYLGDRVSERVKTKVIELLYSWTLALPEETKIKDAYHMLKRQGIVQSDPLIPVDRTLIPSPPPRPKNPVFDDEEKSKLLAKLLKSKNPDDLQEANKLIKSMVKEDEARIQKVTKRLHTLEEVNNNVKLLNEMLLHYSKEDSSEADKELMKELFDRCESKRRTLFKLASETEDNDNSLGDILQASDNLSRVINSYKTIVEGQVINGEVATSAIPDSEGNHSRNQGTLIDLAELDTPSSSSSSAPAPPSSGIPILPPPPQTLGPGRSHLSGHAEATPGPNSTSHALCLLDEELLCLGLADPAPTALPTEAAGNRQWPLFQNEQSDLDFGGPKPGSAAASPADRPLVPPSAPSAGSSQAPLPPSFPAPAAPSGVPAPTPGSFLFPTGPAPAPKTEPTALGYHGSALGDSTLHQLDALDHLLEETRATSGLVKPVSSIFFPGATTSPLVPTSTTARPLLPFSPGPGSPLFQPQGSPMKGPELSLASVHVPLESIKPSSALPVTAYDKNGFRILFHFAKECPPGRPDVLVVVVSMLNTAPLPIKSIVLQAAVPKSMKVKLQPPSGTELSPFSPVQPPAAITQVMLLANPLKEKARLRYRLTFALGEQLSTEVGEVDQFPPVEQWGNL, encoded by the exons ATGAAGAACTGTGGCAGGAGATTTCATAACGAAGTGGGGAAGTTCCGGTTTCTGAATGAGTTAATCAAAGTCGTCTCTCCAAAG TACCTGGGGGACAGGGTGTCAGAGAGAGTGAAGACCAAGGTTATCGAGCTGCTTTATAGTTGGACGTTGGCCCTGCCAGAAGAAACAAAGATCAAGGACGCTTATCACATGTTGAAGAGACAGG GCATAGTGCAGTCTGACCCACTGATCCCCGTGGACAGGACGCTGATCCCCTCTCCGCCACCTCGTCCCAAAAACCCTGTGTTTGATGATGAGGAGAAATCCAAG cttctagccAAGTTGTTGAAAAGCAAaaatccagatgacctacaggagGCCAACAAGCTCATCAAGTCCATGGTGAAGGAA GACGAGGCACGGATCCAGAAGGTGACCAAGCGTCTGCACACTCTGGAGGAGGTTAATAACAATGTAAAGCTGCTCAATGAGATGCTGCTTCATTACAGCAAAGAGGATTCTTCAGAGGCAGATAAAGAGCTCATGAAG GAGCTGTTTGATCGGTGTGAGAGTAAGAGGCGGACattattcaaactagccagtGAGACAGAGGACAATGACAATAGTTTGG GGGACATCCTCCAGGCTAGTGACAACCTCTCCCGGGTCATCAACTCCTACAAAACAATCGTTGAAGGGCAGGTCATCAATGGTGAGGTAGCCACCTCAGCCATTCCAGACTCCGAAG GAAACCACTCCAGGAACCAAGGCACTCTCATCGACCTTGCCGAGTTGGACACCCCCAGCAGCAGCTCAtcctcagcccctgccccaccatcCTCTGGCATCCCtatcctccctccacccccccagaCCTTGGGCCCTGGGCGCAGCCACCTATCCGGCCATGCTGAGGCCACCCCGGGACCCAACAGCACAAGCCATGCCCTCTGCCTGCTGGACGAGGAGCTGCTCTGCTTGG GCCTTGCTGACCCAGCCCCCACTGCTCTTCCCACAGAGGCAGCTGGAAACCGCCAATGGCCCCTGTTCCAG AACGAGCAGTCGGACCTGGACTTCGGCGGCCCCAAGCCTGGGAGTGCTGCCGCCAGCCCCGCAGACAGGCCTCTTGTCCCGCCCTCAGCGCCATCTGCAGGCAGCTCCCAGGCCCCACTGCCGCCCTCCTTCCCAGCTCCTGCGGCCCCATCCGGCGTGCCtgcccccacaccaggctccttCTTGTTCCCAACTGGACCGGCCCCAGCCCCAAAGACTGAGCCCACAGCCCTCGGGTACCATGGCTCAGCTTTGGGCGATAGCACCCTGCACCAGCTGGATGCCCTTGATCATCTTCTAGAAGAGACCAGAGC gACGTCAGGTCTGGTGAAACCCGTCTCCTCCATCTTCTTCCCCGGggccaccacctcccctctggtcccCACTAGCACCACTGCTcggcctctcctccccttctccccggGGCCTGGCAGCCCGCTCTTCCAGCCTCAGGGCAGCCCTATGAAGGGGCCAGAGCTCTCCCTGGCCAGTGTCCACGTCCCCCTGGAATCTATTAAGCCTA GCAGCGCCCTTCCCGTGACAGCCTACGATAAAAATGGCTTCCGCATCCTCTTCCACTTTGCCAAGGAGTGTCCGCCGGGCCGGCCTGacgtgctggtggtggtggtgtccATGCTGAATACCGCTCCCTTGCCCATCAAGAGCATCGTGCTACAGGCTGCAGTGCCAAAG tcAATGAAGGTGAAGTTACAGCCACCCTCTGGGACAGAGCTGTCTCCATTCAGCCCCGTCCAGCCACCTGCAGCCATCACCCAGGTCATGCTGCTGGCCAATCCACTGAAG GAGAAGGCGAGGCTTCGGTATAGGCTGACCTTCGCCCTGGGAGAACAGCTGAGCACAGAGGTGGGCGAGGTGGACCAGTTCCCTCCTGTGGAGCAGTGGGGTAACCTATGA
- the GGA3 gene encoding ADP-ribosylation factor-binding protein GGA3 isoform X5 codes for MAEAEGESLESWLNKATNPSNRQEDWEYIIGFCDQINKELEGPQIAVRLLAHKIQSPQEWEAVQALTVLEACMKNCGRRFHNEVGKFRFLNELIKVVSPKYLGDRVSERVKTKVIELLYSWTLALPEETKIKDAYHMLKRQGIVQSDPLIPVDRTLIPSPPPRPKNPVFDDEEKSKLLAKLLKSKNPDDLQEANKLIKSMVKEDEARIQKVTKRLHTLEEVNNNVKLLNEMLLHYSKEDSSEADKELMKELFDRCESKRRTLFKLASETEDNDNSLGDILQASDNLSRVINSYKTIVEGQVINGEVATSAIPDSEGNHSRNQGTLIDLAELDTPSSSSSSAPAPPSSGIPILPPPPQTLGPGRSHLSGHAEATPGPNSTSHALCLLDEELLCLGLADPAPTALPTEAAGNRQWPLFQNEQSDLDFGGPKPGSAAASPADRPLVPPSAPSAGSSQAPLPPSFPAPAAPSGVPAPTPGSFLFPTGPAPAPKTEPTALGYHGSALGDSTLHQLDALDHLLEETRATSGSALPVTAYDKNGFRILFHFAKECPPGRPDVLVVVVSMLNTAPLPIKSIVLQAAVPKSMKVKLQPPSGTELSPFSPVQPPAAITQVMLLANPLKEKARLRYRLTFALGEQLSTEVGEVDQFPPVEQWGNL; via the exons ATGGCGGAGGCGGAAGGGGAAAGCCTGGAGTCCTGGCTGA ATAAGGCCACCAATCCTTCCAACCGCCAGGAGGACTGGGAATACATAATTGGCTTCTGTGATCAGATCAACAAAGAGCTAGAAGG GCCACAGATCGCCGTCCGGCTGCTGGCCCATAAGATCCAGTCTCCGCAGGAATGGGAGGCGGTCCAGGCCCTGACG GTGCTGGAGGCGTGTATGAAGAACTGTGGCAGGAGATTTCATAACGAAGTGGGGAAGTTCCGGTTTCTGAATGAGTTAATCAAAGTCGTCTCTCCAAAG TACCTGGGGGACAGGGTGTCAGAGAGAGTGAAGACCAAGGTTATCGAGCTGCTTTATAGTTGGACGTTGGCCCTGCCAGAAGAAACAAAGATCAAGGACGCTTATCACATGTTGAAGAGACAGG GCATAGTGCAGTCTGACCCACTGATCCCCGTGGACAGGACGCTGATCCCCTCTCCGCCACCTCGTCCCAAAAACCCTGTGTTTGATGATGAGGAGAAATCCAAG cttctagccAAGTTGTTGAAAAGCAAaaatccagatgacctacaggagGCCAACAAGCTCATCAAGTCCATGGTGAAGGAA GACGAGGCACGGATCCAGAAGGTGACCAAGCGTCTGCACACTCTGGAGGAGGTTAATAACAATGTAAAGCTGCTCAATGAGATGCTGCTTCATTACAGCAAAGAGGATTCTTCAGAGGCAGATAAAGAGCTCATGAAG GAGCTGTTTGATCGGTGTGAGAGTAAGAGGCGGACattattcaaactagccagtGAGACAGAGGACAATGACAATAGTTTGG GGGACATCCTCCAGGCTAGTGACAACCTCTCCCGGGTCATCAACTCCTACAAAACAATCGTTGAAGGGCAGGTCATCAATGGTGAGGTAGCCACCTCAGCCATTCCAGACTCCGAAG GAAACCACTCCAGGAACCAAGGCACTCTCATCGACCTTGCCGAGTTGGACACCCCCAGCAGCAGCTCAtcctcagcccctgccccaccatcCTCTGGCATCCCtatcctccctccacccccccagaCCTTGGGCCCTGGGCGCAGCCACCTATCCGGCCATGCTGAGGCCACCCCGGGACCCAACAGCACAAGCCATGCCCTCTGCCTGCTGGACGAGGAGCTGCTCTGCTTGG GCCTTGCTGACCCAGCCCCCACTGCTCTTCCCACAGAGGCAGCTGGAAACCGCCAATGGCCCCTGTTCCAG AACGAGCAGTCGGACCTGGACTTCGGCGGCCCCAAGCCTGGGAGTGCTGCCGCCAGCCCCGCAGACAGGCCTCTTGTCCCGCCCTCAGCGCCATCTGCAGGCAGCTCCCAGGCCCCACTGCCGCCCTCCTTCCCAGCTCCTGCGGCCCCATCCGGCGTGCCtgcccccacaccaggctccttCTTGTTCCCAACTGGACCGGCCCCAGCCCCAAAGACTGAGCCCACAGCCCTCGGGTACCATGGCTCAGCTTTGGGCGATAGCACCCTGCACCAGCTGGATGCCCTTGATCATCTTCTAGAAGAGACCAGAGC gACGTCAG GCAGCGCCCTTCCCGTGACAGCCTACGATAAAAATGGCTTCCGCATCCTCTTCCACTTTGCCAAGGAGTGTCCGCCGGGCCGGCCTGacgtgctggtggtggtggtgtccATGCTGAATACCGCTCCCTTGCCCATCAAGAGCATCGTGCTACAGGCTGCAGTGCCAAAG tcAATGAAGGTGAAGTTACAGCCACCCTCTGGGACAGAGCTGTCTCCATTCAGCCCCGTCCAGCCACCTGCAGCCATCACCCAGGTCATGCTGCTGGCCAATCCACTGAAG GAGAAGGCGAGGCTTCGGTATAGGCTGACCTTCGCCCTGGGAGAACAGCTGAGCACAGAGGTGGGCGAGGTGGACCAGTTCCCTCCTGTGGAGCAGTGGGGTAACCTATGA
- the GGA3 gene encoding ADP-ribosylation factor-binding protein GGA3 isoform X2, whose product MAEAEGESLESWLNKATNPSNRQEDWEYIIGFCDQINKELEGPQIAVRLLAHKIQSPQEWEAVQALTVLEACMKNCGRRFHNEVGKFRFLNELIKVVSPKYLGDRVSERVKTKVIELLYSWTLALPEETKIKDAYHMLKRQGIVQSDPLIPVDRTLIPSPPPRPKNPVFDDEEKSKLLAKLLKSKNPDDLQEANKLIKSMVKEDEARIQKVTKRLHTLEEVNNNVKLLNEMLLHYSKEDSSEADKELMKELFDRCESKRRTLFKLASETEDNDNSLGDILQASDNLSRVINSYKTIVEGQVINGEVATSAIPDSEGNHSRNQGTLIDLAELDTPSSSSSSAPAPPSSGIPILPPPPQTLGPGRSHLSGHAEATPGPNSTSHALCLLDEELLCLEAAGNRQWPLFQNEQSDLDFGGPKPGSAAASPADRPLVPPSAPSAGSSQAPLPPSFPAPAAPSGVPAPTPGSFLFPTGPAPAPKTEPTALGYHGSALGDSTLHQLDALDHLLEETRATSGLVKPVSSIFFPGATTSPLVPTSTTARPLLPFSPGPGSPLFQPQGSPMKGPELSLASVHVPLESIKPSSALPVTAYDKNGFRILFHFAKECPPGRPDVLVVVVSMLNTAPLPIKSIVLQAAVPKSMKVKLQPPSGTELSPFSPVQPPAAITQVMLLANPLKEKARLRYRLTFALGEQLSTEVGEVDQFPPVEQWGNL is encoded by the exons ATGGCGGAGGCGGAAGGGGAAAGCCTGGAGTCCTGGCTGA ATAAGGCCACCAATCCTTCCAACCGCCAGGAGGACTGGGAATACATAATTGGCTTCTGTGATCAGATCAACAAAGAGCTAGAAGG GCCACAGATCGCCGTCCGGCTGCTGGCCCATAAGATCCAGTCTCCGCAGGAATGGGAGGCGGTCCAGGCCCTGACG GTGCTGGAGGCGTGTATGAAGAACTGTGGCAGGAGATTTCATAACGAAGTGGGGAAGTTCCGGTTTCTGAATGAGTTAATCAAAGTCGTCTCTCCAAAG TACCTGGGGGACAGGGTGTCAGAGAGAGTGAAGACCAAGGTTATCGAGCTGCTTTATAGTTGGACGTTGGCCCTGCCAGAAGAAACAAAGATCAAGGACGCTTATCACATGTTGAAGAGACAGG GCATAGTGCAGTCTGACCCACTGATCCCCGTGGACAGGACGCTGATCCCCTCTCCGCCACCTCGTCCCAAAAACCCTGTGTTTGATGATGAGGAGAAATCCAAG cttctagccAAGTTGTTGAAAAGCAAaaatccagatgacctacaggagGCCAACAAGCTCATCAAGTCCATGGTGAAGGAA GACGAGGCACGGATCCAGAAGGTGACCAAGCGTCTGCACACTCTGGAGGAGGTTAATAACAATGTAAAGCTGCTCAATGAGATGCTGCTTCATTACAGCAAAGAGGATTCTTCAGAGGCAGATAAAGAGCTCATGAAG GAGCTGTTTGATCGGTGTGAGAGTAAGAGGCGGACattattcaaactagccagtGAGACAGAGGACAATGACAATAGTTTGG GGGACATCCTCCAGGCTAGTGACAACCTCTCCCGGGTCATCAACTCCTACAAAACAATCGTTGAAGGGCAGGTCATCAATGGTGAGGTAGCCACCTCAGCCATTCCAGACTCCGAAG GAAACCACTCCAGGAACCAAGGCACTCTCATCGACCTTGCCGAGTTGGACACCCCCAGCAGCAGCTCAtcctcagcccctgccccaccatcCTCTGGCATCCCtatcctccctccacccccccagaCCTTGGGCCCTGGGCGCAGCCACCTATCCGGCCATGCTGAGGCCACCCCGGGACCCAACAGCACAAGCCATGCCCTCTGCCTGCTGGACGAGGAGCTGCTCTGCTTGG AGGCAGCTGGAAACCGCCAATGGCCCCTGTTCCAG AACGAGCAGTCGGACCTGGACTTCGGCGGCCCCAAGCCTGGGAGTGCTGCCGCCAGCCCCGCAGACAGGCCTCTTGTCCCGCCCTCAGCGCCATCTGCAGGCAGCTCCCAGGCCCCACTGCCGCCCTCCTTCCCAGCTCCTGCGGCCCCATCCGGCGTGCCtgcccccacaccaggctccttCTTGTTCCCAACTGGACCGGCCCCAGCCCCAAAGACTGAGCCCACAGCCCTCGGGTACCATGGCTCAGCTTTGGGCGATAGCACCCTGCACCAGCTGGATGCCCTTGATCATCTTCTAGAAGAGACCAGAGC gACGTCAGGTCTGGTGAAACCCGTCTCCTCCATCTTCTTCCCCGGggccaccacctcccctctggtcccCACTAGCACCACTGCTcggcctctcctccccttctccccggGGCCTGGCAGCCCGCTCTTCCAGCCTCAGGGCAGCCCTATGAAGGGGCCAGAGCTCTCCCTGGCCAGTGTCCACGTCCCCCTGGAATCTATTAAGCCTA GCAGCGCCCTTCCCGTGACAGCCTACGATAAAAATGGCTTCCGCATCCTCTTCCACTTTGCCAAGGAGTGTCCGCCGGGCCGGCCTGacgtgctggtggtggtggtgtccATGCTGAATACCGCTCCCTTGCCCATCAAGAGCATCGTGCTACAGGCTGCAGTGCCAAAG tcAATGAAGGTGAAGTTACAGCCACCCTCTGGGACAGAGCTGTCTCCATTCAGCCCCGTCCAGCCACCTGCAGCCATCACCCAGGTCATGCTGCTGGCCAATCCACTGAAG GAGAAGGCGAGGCTTCGGTATAGGCTGACCTTCGCCCTGGGAGAACAGCTGAGCACAGAGGTGGGCGAGGTGGACCAGTTCCCTCCTGTGGAGCAGTGGGGTAACCTATGA
- the GGA3 gene encoding ADP-ribosylation factor-binding protein GGA3 isoform X4, with translation MAEAEGESLESWLNKATNPSNRQEDWEYIIGFCDQINKELEGPQIAVRLLAHKIQSPQEWEAVQALTVLEACMKNCGRRFHNEVGKFRFLNELIKVVSPKYLGDRVSERVKTKVIELLYSWTLALPEETKIKDAYHMLKRQGIVQSDPLIPVDRTLIPSPPPRPKNPVFDDEEKSKLLAKLLKSKNPDDLQEANKLIKSMVKEDEARIQKVTKRLHTLEEVNNNVKLLNEMLLHYSKEDSSEADKELMKELFDRCESKRRTLFKLASETEDNDNSLGDILQASDNLSRVINSYKTIVEGQVINGEVATSAIPDSEGNHSRNQGTLIDLAELDTPSSSSSSAPAPPSSGIPILPPPPQTLGPGRSHLSGHAEATPGPNSTSHALCLLDEELLCLGLADPAPTALPTEAAGNRQWPLFQNEQSDLDFGGPKPGSAAASPADRPLVPPSAPSAGSSQAPLPPSFPAPAAPSGVPAPTPGSFLFPTGPAPAPKTEPTALGYHGSALGDSTLHQLDALDHLLEETRAATTSPLVPTSTTARPLLPFSPGPGSPLFQPQGSPMKGPELSLASVHVPLESIKPSSALPVTAYDKNGFRILFHFAKECPPGRPDVLVVVVSMLNTAPLPIKSIVLQAAVPKSMKVKLQPPSGTELSPFSPVQPPAAITQVMLLANPLKEKARLRYRLTFALGEQLSTEVGEVDQFPPVEQWGNL, from the exons ATGGCGGAGGCGGAAGGGGAAAGCCTGGAGTCCTGGCTGA ATAAGGCCACCAATCCTTCCAACCGCCAGGAGGACTGGGAATACATAATTGGCTTCTGTGATCAGATCAACAAAGAGCTAGAAGG GCCACAGATCGCCGTCCGGCTGCTGGCCCATAAGATCCAGTCTCCGCAGGAATGGGAGGCGGTCCAGGCCCTGACG GTGCTGGAGGCGTGTATGAAGAACTGTGGCAGGAGATTTCATAACGAAGTGGGGAAGTTCCGGTTTCTGAATGAGTTAATCAAAGTCGTCTCTCCAAAG TACCTGGGGGACAGGGTGTCAGAGAGAGTGAAGACCAAGGTTATCGAGCTGCTTTATAGTTGGACGTTGGCCCTGCCAGAAGAAACAAAGATCAAGGACGCTTATCACATGTTGAAGAGACAGG GCATAGTGCAGTCTGACCCACTGATCCCCGTGGACAGGACGCTGATCCCCTCTCCGCCACCTCGTCCCAAAAACCCTGTGTTTGATGATGAGGAGAAATCCAAG cttctagccAAGTTGTTGAAAAGCAAaaatccagatgacctacaggagGCCAACAAGCTCATCAAGTCCATGGTGAAGGAA GACGAGGCACGGATCCAGAAGGTGACCAAGCGTCTGCACACTCTGGAGGAGGTTAATAACAATGTAAAGCTGCTCAATGAGATGCTGCTTCATTACAGCAAAGAGGATTCTTCAGAGGCAGATAAAGAGCTCATGAAG GAGCTGTTTGATCGGTGTGAGAGTAAGAGGCGGACattattcaaactagccagtGAGACAGAGGACAATGACAATAGTTTGG GGGACATCCTCCAGGCTAGTGACAACCTCTCCCGGGTCATCAACTCCTACAAAACAATCGTTGAAGGGCAGGTCATCAATGGTGAGGTAGCCACCTCAGCCATTCCAGACTCCGAAG GAAACCACTCCAGGAACCAAGGCACTCTCATCGACCTTGCCGAGTTGGACACCCCCAGCAGCAGCTCAtcctcagcccctgccccaccatcCTCTGGCATCCCtatcctccctccacccccccagaCCTTGGGCCCTGGGCGCAGCCACCTATCCGGCCATGCTGAGGCCACCCCGGGACCCAACAGCACAAGCCATGCCCTCTGCCTGCTGGACGAGGAGCTGCTCTGCTTGG GCCTTGCTGACCCAGCCCCCACTGCTCTTCCCACAGAGGCAGCTGGAAACCGCCAATGGCCCCTGTTCCAG AACGAGCAGTCGGACCTGGACTTCGGCGGCCCCAAGCCTGGGAGTGCTGCCGCCAGCCCCGCAGACAGGCCTCTTGTCCCGCCCTCAGCGCCATCTGCAGGCAGCTCCCAGGCCCCACTGCCGCCCTCCTTCCCAGCTCCTGCGGCCCCATCCGGCGTGCCtgcccccacaccaggctccttCTTGTTCCCAACTGGACCGGCCCCAGCCCCAAAGACTGAGCCCACAGCCCTCGGGTACCATGGCTCAGCTTTGGGCGATAGCACCCTGCACCAGCTGGATGCCCTTGATCATCTTCTAGAAGAGACCAGAGC ggccaccacctcccctctggtcccCACTAGCACCACTGCTcggcctctcctccccttctccccggGGCCTGGCAGCCCGCTCTTCCAGCCTCAGGGCAGCCCTATGAAGGGGCCAGAGCTCTCCCTGGCCAGTGTCCACGTCCCCCTGGAATCTATTAAGCCTA GCAGCGCCCTTCCCGTGACAGCCTACGATAAAAATGGCTTCCGCATCCTCTTCCACTTTGCCAAGGAGTGTCCGCCGGGCCGGCCTGacgtgctggtggtggtggtgtccATGCTGAATACCGCTCCCTTGCCCATCAAGAGCATCGTGCTACAGGCTGCAGTGCCAAAG tcAATGAAGGTGAAGTTACAGCCACCCTCTGGGACAGAGCTGTCTCCATTCAGCCCCGTCCAGCCACCTGCAGCCATCACCCAGGTCATGCTGCTGGCCAATCCACTGAAG GAGAAGGCGAGGCTTCGGTATAGGCTGACCTTCGCCCTGGGAGAACAGCTGAGCACAGAGGTGGGCGAGGTGGACCAGTTCCCTCCTGTGGAGCAGTGGGGTAACCTATGA